One window from the genome of Musa acuminata AAA Group cultivar baxijiao chromosome BXJ1-4, Cavendish_Baxijiao_AAA, whole genome shotgun sequence encodes:
- the LOC103982238 gene encoding uncharacterized protein LOC103982238, with the protein MARRSPHPPAVKRKLHHSPVLALLILLLPALLVVIVCHRQQISYFLRPIWDTPPRPFVRLPHYYAQDLPMDHLCRLHGWSLLPAPRRVFDAILFSNELDILEIRYRELAPYVHKFVILESNITFTGIAKPLYFVENYGRFELLSSKIVHGIFSGQADRTPGRDPFQLEFKQRVALNSLLRVSGIAPGDVVIMSDADEIPSTETIKLLQWCDGVPPVMHLELRHYMYSFEFPVDYSSWRATAHMFHPGTRYRHSRQTDLILADAGWHCSFCFRTMEEFVFKMTAYSHADRVRRSSFLDNSRIQKIICEGKDLFDMLPEEYSFQELIKKMGPIPRSASAVHLPSYLLENADKFRFLLPGGCSRSK; encoded by the coding sequence ATGGCCAGGAGATCCCCCCATCCCCCTGCGGTCAAGAGGAAGCTCCACCACAGCCCTGTCCTGGCCCTTCTCATTCTCCTGCTCCCTGCCCTCCTCGTCGTGATCGTCTGCCACCGCCAGCAGATATCCTACTTCCTCCGCCCCATATGGGACACCCCGCCGCGCCCGTTCGTCCGCCTTCCGCACTACTACGCGCAGGACTTGCCGATGGATCACCTCTGCCGCCTCCACGGCTGGAGCCTCCTGCCCGCTCCTCGCCGCGTCTTCGACGCCATCCTCTTCAGCAATGAGCTCGACATACTCGAGATCCGGTACCGCGAGCTCGCTCCTTATGTGCACAAGTTCGTGATCCTCGAGTCGAACATCACCTTCACGGGCATCGCCAAGCCACTCTATTTCGTCGAGAACTATGGCCGGTTCGAGCTCCTGAGCTCGAAGATAGTTCACGGAATCTTCTCAGGCCAGGCCGATCGCACGCCCGGCCGAGATCCTTTCCAGCTCGAGTTCAAGCAGCGGGTAGCCCTGAACTCCCTCCTCCGCGTGTCAGGCATCGCCCCTGGGGACGTCGTCATCATGTCCGACGCGGATGAGATCCCAAGCACTGAGACGATCAAGCTCCTGCAGTGGTGCGATGGCGTGCCGCCGGTGATGCACCTGGAGCTGAGGCACTACATGTACTCCTTCGAGTTTCCAGTGGACTATAGCAGTTGGCGAGCCACGGCGCACATGTTCCACCCGGGGACACGGTATCGGCATTCGAGGCAGACGGACCTGATACTGGCGGACGCAGGCTGGCACTGCAGCTTCTGCTTCAGAACGATGGAGGAGTTTGTGTTCAAGATGACGGCGTACAGCCATGCGGATCGCGTGCGGCGATCGAGCTTTTTGGATAACTCGAGAATTCAGAAAATTATCTGCGAAGGCAAAGATCTGTTCGACATGTTGCCCGAGGAGTATAGCTTCCAGGAGCTGATCAAGAAGATGGGTCCAATACCAAGATCAGCTTCAGCAGTGCATCTTCCGTCATACCTGCTGGAGAATGCTGATAAGTTCAGATTCCTGCTGCCCGGAGGATGTTCAAGGTCAAAATAG